One genomic segment of Salarias fasciatus chromosome 8, fSalaFa1.1, whole genome shotgun sequence includes these proteins:
- the LOC115393729 gene encoding probable peroxisomal membrane protein PEX13 yields MVLKVVLRLSWICLLLCGSGFSYPFPTNVQTGTGGGSTGGGDSVLGTYYGGGPSYFYGTGGAGYGSTAGGGGSGGKGSGSRGSGSAGSDTDDSAGPGFPVFQAFPWGHKFHVVPQVFNLNDLTLPEFLDNPWDGNDVPLGSVDVPLVPPSSHIVQTSNGYQRARSVLAHSKYSPDDWDVLPLPSGEDDEFPIKGQ; encoded by the exons GCTCTCCTGGATTTGCCTGCTGCTCTGCGGCTCTGGGTTCAGCTACCCCTTCCCAACGAACG TTCAAACAGGCACTGGTGGAGGCTCCACTGGAGGTGGAGACTCTGTACTGGGTACCTACTACGGTGGAGGCCCTAGTTACTTCTATGGGACTGGTGGAGCTGGATATGGCTCTactgcaggaggtggaggttcCGGTGGTAAAGGCTCCGGCTCCCGGGGTTCTGGCAGTGCGGGATCTGATACAGACGACAGTGCTGGTCCCGGATTCCCGGTGTTCCAGGCCTTTCCGTGGGGCCACAAGTTTCATGTGGTCCCTCAGGTCTTCAACCTGAACGACCTGACACTGCCGGAGTTCCTCGATAACCCCTGGGATGGCAACGACGTGCCGCTGGGGTCGGTGGACGTGCCTCTCGTGCCGCCCTCGTCCCACATCGTCCAGACCAGCAATGGATACCAGCGTGCCAGATCCGTCCTGGCCCACTCCAAGTACTCTCCCGACGACTGGGATGTGCTGCCGCTTCCTTCTGGAGAGGACGACGAATTCCCCATCAAGGGCCAATAG
- the gsg1l2b gene encoding germ cell-specific gene 1-like protein: MGIDRRRRASLALTLNFLALFLAVSALTTSYWCEGTRKVVKPFCTGPVTTKQSFCIRFNSSNINDTRLVQYIWETGEDKYVMRKFHTGIWFSCEQNLNMTGEKCRNFIYVAPSNERGVLWLCIVAECLYILLLATGGILMSMEVCHIGNVIDGLKLNAFAAIFTVLSGLLGMVAHMMFTTAFQLTVSLGPEDWKPQTWDYSWSYILAWSSFTACMASSVTTINRYTKTILEFKHKRRNIEKNLKIKQKLLELDSPEQVWDMYISSVPSTAEELLDLSSNGRKLSNASIFLDLNDLPDPQGEEYC; encoded by the exons ATGGGGATCGACCGGCGGCGGAGAGCGTCTCTGGCTCTCACCTTGAACTTCCTCGCGCTGTTCCTGGCCGTGTCGGCGCTCACCACCAGCTACTGGTGCGAGGGCACGCGCAAGGTGGTGAAGCCGTTCTGCACCGGCCCGGTCACCACCAAGCAGTCGTTCTGCATCAGGTTCAACAGCTCCAACATCAACGACACGCGCCTGGTGCAGTACATCTGGGAGACCGGCGAGGACAAGTACGTGATGAGGAAGTTCCACACCGGCATCTGGTTCTCCTGCGAGCAGAACCTCAACATGACCG GTGAGAAATGCAGAAACTTCATCTACGTTGCACCGTCAAATGAAAGAG GAGTGCTGTGGCTGTGCATCGTGGCCGAGTGCCTGTACATCCTCCTGCTGGCCACCGGGGGCATCCTCATGTCCATGGAGGTGTGTCACATCGGCAACGTCATCGACGGCCTCAAGCTCAACGCCTTCGCTGCCATTTTCACCGTGCTCTCAG GCCTGCTGGGCATGGTGGCCCACATGATGTTCACCACAGCCTTCCAGCTGACCGTCAGCCTGGGCCCAGAGGACTGGAAGCCTCAGACGTGGGACTACAGCTGGTCGTACAT CTTGGCGTGGAGCTCCTTCACGGCCTGCATGGCGTCGTCGGTCACCACCATCAACCGCTACACCAAAACCATCCTGGAGTTTAAGCACAAGCGCAGGAACATTGAGAAGAACCTGAAGATcaagcagaagctgctggagctggactcCCCGGAGCAGGTGTGGGACATGTACATCAGCTCGGTGCCCAGCACggccgaggagctgctggacctgTCCTCCAACGGCCGCAAGCTCTCCAACGCCTCCATCTTCCTGGACCTCAACGACCTGCCCGACCCGCAGGGGGAGGAGTACTGCtag